From Gammaproteobacteria bacterium, the proteins below share one genomic window:
- a CDS encoding sigma-54 dependent transcriptional regulator — translation MSDLPDVTTATHRVLIVDDDNDMLALLSTWLRHAGLVVSTAASGAEALSRLNTVRPHCVLTDLYMEGMDGMTLLTEIHQRNPLLPVLMLSGQASVPEAVKAMHLGISAFLTKPVEREVLIDNIKRALRLSSAPVSGNKPRFGEDIVYRSARMAELLEQAELVADSDVTVFISGQTGTGKEVLAKAIHQASPRRDKPFVGINCGAIPEQLLESELFGHEKGAFTGANMRHEGLFQAADGGTLFLDEIGDMPLGLQVKLLRVLQDFEVRPVGSTRSVPINVRVISATHQDLAACVARGEFREDLYYRLNVVPLHMPRLLERREDIPALIDYFLERQAQKRGTKKKRFAPEAMEYLLAASWPGNVRQLHNVVELCTILSKTDIIPLTLARTALREEPGGMKTLKDAKAVFEKDYLAGVLRAARGQVSKAARMAGRNRTEFYKLLGQHGLNPADFRGDGGQEPIADSEPDDAGAGELPDAESTADDSSPD, via the coding sequence GTGAGCGATTTGCCAGACGTGACGACCGCGACGCATCGGGTGCTGATTGTCGATGACGACAATGACATGCTGGCGTTGTTGTCAACCTGGCTTCGGCACGCGGGTTTGGTCGTCAGCACGGCCGCATCGGGTGCGGAGGCGCTGTCGCGCCTGAATACCGTCCGTCCGCATTGTGTGCTGACGGATCTGTACATGGAAGGCATGGATGGCATGACGCTCCTGACCGAAATCCACCAGCGCAATCCGCTGCTCCCCGTGCTCATGTTGAGCGGGCAGGCGAGCGTGCCGGAGGCGGTCAAGGCCATGCATCTCGGCATTTCCGCCTTCCTGACCAAACCTGTCGAGCGCGAGGTGTTGATCGACAACATCAAAAGAGCGCTGCGATTGTCTTCCGCGCCGGTATCCGGGAACAAACCACGGTTTGGCGAGGATATCGTCTATCGCAGCGCGCGCATGGCCGAATTGCTGGAACAGGCCGAACTGGTGGCGGACAGCGATGTGACCGTCTTTATCAGCGGACAAACAGGCACCGGCAAGGAGGTCCTGGCCAAGGCCATTCATCAGGCCAGCCCGCGTCGCGACAAACCCTTTGTGGGCATCAACTGCGGCGCGATCCCGGAGCAACTGCTCGAATCCGAGTTGTTCGGACATGAGAAGGGCGCTTTTACCGGCGCCAATATGCGCCATGAGGGCCTGTTCCAGGCCGCCGATGGCGGCACGTTGTTCCTGGACGAAATCGGCGACATGCCTCTGGGATTGCAGGTGAAGTTGCTGCGGGTGTTGCAGGATTTTGAAGTGCGCCCGGTCGGCTCCACGCGCAGCGTGCCAATCAACGTGCGCGTTATTTCCGCAACGCATCAGGATTTGGCGGCGTGCGTCGCCCGCGGCGAATTCCGTGAGGATTTATACTACCGTCTCAATGTCGTCCCGCTGCACATGCCCAGACTGCTGGAGAGGCGGGAAGACATTCCAGCGCTCATTGATTACTTTCTCGAGCGGCAGGCACAGAAACGCGGCACCAAAAAGAAACGTTTCGCTCCCGAGGCCATGGAGTACCTGCTGGCCGCCTCGTGGCCGGGTAATGTCCGGCAGCTTCACAATGTGGTCGAGTTGTGCACGATACTAAGCAAGACCGATATTATCCCGCTGACACTGGCGCGCACCGCGTTGCGTGAAGAGCCCGGCGGCATGAAGACGCTCAAGGACGCCAAGGCCGTTTTCGAAAAGGATTATCTGGCCGGTGTGTTGCGCGCCGCCCGCGGCCAGGTTTCAAAGGCCGCCCGTATGGCCGGCCGCAATCGCACTGAATTTTACAAGCTATTAGGCCAGCATGGCCTGAATCCCGCCGATTTTCGTGGAGATGGCGGGCAGGAACCCATTGCTGATTCTGAGCCCGATGATGCCGGGGCCGGTGAACTGCCGGACGCCGAATCGACCGCGGACGATTCATCCCCGGATTAG
- a CDS encoding Hpt domain-containing protein — MEKVQVTVDAELRELIPGFLENRAKDVARMEAALESGDYDALKRLGHSMKGVGGGYGFHDITRMGAEIEQAAAVRDETTLRRLCILLNEYMQRVTVIYA; from the coding sequence ATGGAAAAAGTGCAGGTCACCGTCGACGCCGAACTGCGTGAATTGATCCCCGGTTTTCTTGAAAACCGCGCCAAGGATGTGGCCAGGATGGAAGCAGCCCTCGAAAGTGGGGATTACGATGCGCTGAAAAGGCTTGGCCACAGCATGAAGGGTGTGGGCGGCGGTTATGGTTTTCACGACATTACCCGGATGGGCGCCGAAATTGAGCAGGCTGCGGCGGTCAGGGATGAAACCACACTGAGACGACTGTGCATACTACTGAATGAGTATATGCAACGGGTGACGGTGATCTATGCCTGA
- a CDS encoding ATP-binding protein codes for MLAFTVVVLFGLSFSLTLLLYTWRSSVDQLRTAFTYKAASIGDAITRGTAGTDDAARGLAALIGETPELSSADFQRYAQSLLRHHSYVEAVSWHVLGEDHRHWPVRQQVSRFGVAAEDDLASTPGADEAINAVLSSGDPMPGGALTAGTLSNRYLLFAPVPATARVSADTYVPQLVVFVVNPHNMIGPLAHASDMRILITGEAQGLVGRQVLYDNQPAAGDADSGWHLGLLEKTALVTFPTYAIRLHVEKEIKWQDVELGPLVAASVLGAGITLLLFALARSRELQTRELRDRNREIERQVREQTLELARARDQALEASRVKSDFLASMSHEIRTPLNAIIGMGELLGGSSLSTEQNRYVQVFRKAGEALLDLVSDILDLAKIEAHQLTLEQIDFDVFKLLQDAVDIHALKAAERNIDLVLQVAPGLPRHRRGDPTRLRQVILNLTGNALKFTERGKVVVAAVPSGEQPAGVRFSVTDTGIGIPSDKHQTIFESFSQVDSSTTRKYGGTGLGLAICKTLVEMMGGTIGVESEPGRGSCFFFELPLPIADTAGRPDIASNVAPAATPEIPRARLLVVDDNVDNRLLIRAYLKTAPCDIDEADNGAVAVDKFKQSRYDLVLMDMQMPVLDGYSATRAIREWEHAQGRLPAPIIALTAYAVREDVDKSLAAGCTAHLTKPLRKQMLLENLRQFLTSADGR; via the coding sequence GTGCTCGCTTTTACAGTCGTGGTGCTCTTTGGCCTGTCATTTTCGCTGACTTTGCTGCTGTATACGTGGCGCAGCAGTGTGGATCAATTGCGTACCGCCTTTACCTACAAGGCGGCCTCCATCGGGGATGCGATCACTCGTGGTACGGCCGGCACTGATGATGCGGCGCGAGGCCTGGCCGCGCTGATTGGGGAAACCCCTGAACTTTCCTCCGCCGATTTCCAGCGATATGCGCAGTCTTTGCTGCGACATCACTCGTATGTGGAAGCGGTGTCCTGGCATGTCTTGGGCGAGGACCACAGACATTGGCCGGTGCGGCAGCAGGTGTCCCGCTTCGGAGTGGCGGCGGAGGATGATCTCGCTTCAACACCCGGCGCGGACGAGGCGATCAATGCCGTCCTGAGCAGCGGCGACCCGATGCCCGGTGGAGCGCTGACGGCAGGGACGCTGAGCAATCGCTATCTGTTGTTCGCCCCAGTCCCTGCAACGGCGCGGGTATCAGCGGACACATACGTGCCGCAATTGGTGGTTTTTGTTGTGAATCCCCACAACATGATTGGACCACTGGCCCACGCGTCAGATATGCGCATACTCATCACCGGCGAGGCGCAAGGACTTGTCGGCCGGCAGGTGCTTTATGACAATCAACCGGCGGCCGGGGATGCAGATTCCGGCTGGCATCTGGGGTTGCTGGAAAAAACGGCATTGGTCACCTTCCCGACCTATGCCATCCGCTTGCACGTGGAAAAGGAAATCAAATGGCAGGACGTGGAACTCGGCCCGCTGGTTGCGGCGAGTGTGCTGGGGGCGGGGATCACGTTGTTACTGTTCGCCCTGGCGCGGTCGCGTGAGCTGCAAACGCGTGAATTACGCGATCGAAATCGCGAGATCGAACGGCAGGTACGGGAACAAACCCTGGAGCTTGCACGCGCGCGCGATCAGGCGCTTGAGGCCTCGCGCGTCAAATCCGATTTTCTGGCCAGCATGAGCCATGAGATCCGCACGCCGCTGAATGCCATCATTGGCATGGGTGAACTGCTCGGCGGGTCGTCGCTGAGCACCGAGCAGAATCGCTACGTGCAGGTGTTTCGCAAGGCCGGCGAAGCACTTCTCGATCTGGTCAGCGACATTCTGGATTTGGCCAAGATCGAGGCGCATCAACTGACACTTGAACAGATCGACTTCGATGTTTTCAAACTGCTCCAGGATGCCGTTGACATCCATGCGCTGAAAGCCGCGGAACGGAACATTGACCTGGTGTTGCAGGTTGCCCCGGGGTTGCCGCGCCATCGACGCGGAGATCCCACCAGGCTTCGCCAGGTAATCCTGAACTTGACCGGCAACGCGTTGAAATTCACAGAGCGCGGCAAGGTGGTGGTGGCCGCGGTGCCTTCAGGCGAACAGCCCGCCGGCGTGCGCTTCAGCGTCACCGATACGGGCATCGGCATACCTTCGGACAAGCACCAGACCATCTTTGAAAGCTTCAGCCAGGTGGATTCCTCCACGACCCGCAAGTACGGCGGTACCGGGCTGGGATTGGCGATCTGCAAAACGCTGGTCGAAATGATGGGAGGAACCATAGGCGTCGAGAGCGAACCGGGTCGGGGAAGCTGTTTTTTCTTTGAATTGCCCCTCCCCATCGCCGATACTGCAGGACGGCCGGATATCGCCTCAAATGTCGCGCCTGCCGCCACCCCGGAAATACCGCGCGCCCGTCTGCTGGTGGTGGATGACAATGTCGACAACCGCCTGCTGATACGCGCCTACCTCAAGACGGCGCCATGCGATATTGATGAGGCGGATAATGGCGCCGTCGCGGTCGATAAATTCAAACAGTCCCGCTATGATTTGGTATTGATGGACATGCAGATGCCGGTGCTGGACGGTTATTCTGCGACTCGGGCGATTCGCGAGTGGGAACATGCGCAAGGCCGCCTGCCAGCGCCGATCATTGCCCTGACCGCCTATGCGGTGCGCGAGGATGTGGACAAGAGCCTGGCCGCGGGTTGCACCGCGCATCTGACCAAACCCCTTCGTAAACAGATGTTATTGGAAAACCTGCGTCAATTTCTGACATCGGCGGACGGGCGCTGA
- the cysC gene encoding adenylyl-sulfate kinase produces the protein MNQPAPPGTKKSSNVVWCATHVSRADRERLNGHRGAVLWFTGLSGSGKSTISSAVESRLHQLGCRTYVCDGDNIRHGLNGDLGFSPADRVENIRRIAEVAKLFLDAGMIVLTAFISPYRADRAKARERMPRGDFIEVYCRCPLEVCERRDVKGMYRRARAGEIKEFTGISAPYEEPEAAEIVLNTDERSQEECVDAVIRYLRQTGVVAAELP, from the coding sequence ATGAATCAACCCGCCCCGCCCGGCACGAAAAAAAGCAGTAATGTAGTCTGGTGTGCCACTCACGTCAGCCGCGCCGATCGCGAACGTCTGAACGGTCATCGGGGGGCGGTGCTCTGGTTTACGGGACTTTCCGGCTCCGGGAAGTCCACGATTTCCTCTGCGGTCGAATCACGCCTGCATCAGCTGGGGTGCCGCACCTATGTCTGCGATGGCGACAATATCCGCCACGGTTTGAACGGCGACTTGGGATTTTCTCCCGCTGATCGCGTGGAAAACATCCGCCGTATCGCCGAAGTCGCGAAACTCTTCCTGGATGCCGGTATGATTGTGCTGACGGCGTTTATATCCCCCTACCGGGCCGATCGGGCCAAGGCGCGCGAACGCATGCCACGAGGGGATTTCATCGAAGTGTATTGCCGGTGTCCGCTGGAGGTCTGCGAGCGGCGCGATGTGAAGGGCATGTACCGCCGCGCCCGTGCCGGCGAGATCAAGGAATTTACCGGCATCTCCGCGCCTTATGAGGAACCGGAGGCCGCCGAGATCGTGTTGAACACCGACGAACGGTCGCAGGAGGAATGCGTTGATGCCGTTATCCGGTATTTGCGTCAAACGGGGGTGGTGGCCGCCGAACTGCCGTAA